A genomic region of Brienomyrus brachyistius isolate T26 chromosome 6, BBRACH_0.4, whole genome shotgun sequence contains the following coding sequences:
- the zgc:113363 gene encoding myoD family inhibitor, translated as MDVQLEADTGDMGLDGLNDHASRGDHNTQADHSSATVDHSEATSEEAPSLDRTNQMSCDSHLTGEVTTSEDTSPIPHGASDLTQRTEFTTCEKRLKHSSIQSGQVTNGAPPIRTSPSLSTGRLSWSPPQSTKNNGQVHLDKKHLPSTSTANSQHSLKTTSQIQQAPGDDCCVHCVLACLFCELWSLCSVMVQCLACGQGCEALCCCGSEATGDMACGEDACCDALDCGILEDCCESSDCLEICLECCSICFPA; from the exons ATGGATGTGCAGCTGGAGGCAGATACTGGAGACATGGGCCTGGATGGGCTTAATGACCATGCAAGCAGAGGGGACCACAACACACAAGCAGACCACAGCAGCGCCACGGTGGACCATTCAG AGGCGACTTCTGAGGAGGCCCCAAGTTTGGATAGAACAAATCAAATGAGTTGTGATTCCCATTTGACTGGTGAGGTCACCACCAGTGAGGACACCAGTCCCATCCCTCATGGTGCATCTGACCTCACACAAAGAACAG AATTTACCACCTGTGAGAAGCGCCTtaagcacagcagcatccagtCCGGGCAGGTAACCAATGGGGCCCCACCTATCCGCACCTCACCATCTCTGTCAACCGGTCGGCTGAGCTGGTCCCCACCACAGTCCACCAAAAACAACGGGCAGGTCCATCTGGACAAGAAGCACTTGCCATCCACCTCCACAGCCAACAGCCAGCACAGCCTGAAGACCACATCCCAGATTCAGCAGGCGCCTGGAGATG atTGCTGCGTGCACTGTGTTCTGGCCTGCCTGTTCTGTGAGCTGTGGTCTCTGTGCTCCGTGATGGTGCAGTGCCTGGCCTGTGGACAAGGCTGTGAAGCGCTGTGCTGCTGTGGGAGCGAAGCCACAGGAGACATGGCATGTGGAGAGGATGCGTGCTGCGATGCATTGGATTGTGGGATATTGGAGGACTGCTGTGAGTCCTCTGACTGTCTGGAGATCTGTCTCGAGTGTTGCTCCATTTGCTTCCCAGCTTAG